TCGCGCCGATTGCCGACGAAATTGTCGCTGTGGATCTGCCGGTGGAGCGGAGTCTTCAGGCGGAGGTGCTCGAGCGGTTGTGCGTGGAAGCCGGGGCGCAGTATGTCAGCTCGCGCCACTCGGCTGCCGAGGCGCTGGAATTTCTCGATCAGCGCGTCGAACCCGAAGATATGATTCTGGTGACGGGTTCTTTCTATCTTTCCGGAGAGGTGGCGGCGATGGAGCGGTTTCGTTCACCGGGTGCATCGGCCGGCGCGATATGATTCATCTGTTTTTACATAAAATATTTTATATTCGTGTTGACCTCTGAGATTCTCCAGCCAAGGCAGGAGCCTTCCGCTGGCGGTTCTCCTGGTAAATACCGGTTTCATTACATACCATCTTACCTCATACGGCTTCTTTTCTCATTTTCATGTCGCTTTCTGCAGGATCGAAGGTGTCATTCACCATATCCGGCGGCCATCGACGATGATCCCGTTGTTTCTCCTCAGTGATTACGCATGAGGCAGTTCTTTTACTGCATCCTTAACCATTAAGCGTTGACCAATCAATAATGTCGAACAATTCGGTATCCAAAGGCCTGGACATCAATGCACTCCAGAAGAAAAAGGTTCATGAACTCAATGCCATCGCCAAAGAGCTTGGCGTGATTACTGCCGGTTTTCGGAAGGAGGAGTTAATCTACAAGATTATCGAGGCGCAGTCCCTGAAAAATCCTGATTCCGAGAGTGGACAGGTAATGGTCAATACCGGAGTGTTGCAGGTCATACCCGAAGGCTACGGTTTCCTGCGATCCTCAAACTACAACTACCTCTCTTCCCCCGACGACATCTACGTTTCTCCTTCACAGATCAAGCGTTTCAACATGCGAACCGGCGACACCGTCTCCGGTCAGGTCAGGGCGCCGAAAGAGGGAGAGCGCTTCTTTGCGCTGCTGAAGATCAACACCATCAACGGAAAGGATCCCGAAGTGACCCGCGAGCGTCCTTTCTTTGAGAACCTGACGCCGCTCTTTCCCCATTCGCGTCTCAAGCTCGAAACCCGTCAGAACGAGTACTCCGGGCGCATCATGGATATTTTCACGCCCATCGGCAAAGGCCAGCGCGGCCTGATCGTCGCCCAGCCGAAGACCGGTAAGACCATTCTGTTGCAGATGATCGCCAACGCCATCATCAAAAACCATCCGGAGGTTTATCTCATCGTACTGCTTATCGACGAGCGCCCTGAGGAGGTGACCGACATGGCTCGCAGCGTGGAAGCGGAGGTGGTCAGCTCGACCTTCGATGAGGATCCGGAGCGGCACGTGCAGGTGGCCGACATGGTGCTTGAAAAGGCCAAGAGGCTGGTTGAGGTTGGTCACGACGTGGTGATTCTGCTCGACTCTATCACCAGACTCGCCCGCGCGCACAACACCATCATTCCGCATTCCGGCAAGATTCTCTCCGGTGGTATCGACGCCAACGCGCTCACCAAGCCGAAGCGCTTTTTCGGCGCGGCGCGAAATATCGAGGAGGGGGGCAGTCTAACCATTATCGCCACGGCGCTGGTCGATACCGGTTCGCGCATGGATGATGTTATCTTCGAAGAGTTCAAAGGTACTGGTAACATGGAACTTGTGCTCGACCGGCGTCTTTCGGAGCGCAGAATCTTTCCGGCCATCGATATTCTCCGCTCGGGAACCCGAAAAGAGGAGCTGCTGTTTACCCAGGAAGAGCTGTCGCGTACCTGGCTGCTTCGGAAATACCTCGGCGACAAGAACCCCATCGAATGTATGGAGTTCATGCGTGAGAAAATCGTTGAAACCAAGGATAACAAGGAGTTCTTCAAGTACATGAATGCCTGACCTGATTGATCGGGCTGATTCTGCGAATCCGTCGAATTGGCCCATCGGATTCAACTTGCCGCTGTTTCCGGAGTAAAAGTGTCCTCCGGTATTTTTAATTTGGAAGAATTCTCTTGAGGCCCTATATTACTTGCCTTCTAAAACAAAGGAAAGAATTTACTATTCATGCCCTGCGGAAAAAAAAGAAAACGCCATAAAATGGCAGTACACAAACGCAAAAAGATGCGCCGTAAGAACAGGCACAAGAAGCGTTTGCGGTACCAGAACAAGTAGGCTTGTAAAAAGCCGTGAAGCTTGGTTGAGAATATAGCTCAGTCGGTAGAGCAACTGCCTTTTAAGCAGTGGGTCGAAGGTTCGAGTCCTTCTATTCTCACTGGGTACAAGTTTGTTCCCTGAAATACATGCAAAATGCCCGAGTGGTGGAATTGGTAGACACACCATCTTGAGGGGGTGGCGCCGTTAGGTGTAGGAGTTCGAATCTCCTCTCGGGCACATAAACAAAAAAGCCGCAATACGCGGCTTTTTTGTTGTCGTGAAGAAGCTCATCTTCAAGCATGCGGCTTCCTGTTCCGGCGGGTCGTTCCCTTGAGGGTGCTTGCTCTGCAGAGTCGGCCCTTAAGGTTCACGCCGACAAATAAACAGAAGCGCTCCTCTTTGATTGAGAAATGTTTAACGGTACTTTTTCGTTACAGACTCACGGCATAACACCGCTTCCGTTGAAACGATAACTGTTCCTGACATTATGCACAAACTTCAGGTTGATATTCTCGGATTGTCAACGAGTCCGCATACCAACGGCGCCTACGCCTTGATTCTTTATGAAGTAGAAGGCAAACGCAAATTGCCGATCATTATTGGTGGGTTCGAGGCCCAGGCTATTGCGCTCAAGCTCGAAAACATAAAGCCGCCTCGCCCGTTCACTCATGACCTGTTCAAGCAAGTTGCCGATGCTTTTGATCTTCATGTCAATGAAGTGCTCATTGATGAACTGCACAACGAAACCTTTTATGCGAAAGTTATCTGTGAGATGGGGGGAGTGGTGCATGAAATTGATGCGAGGCCGAGCGATGCCATTGCTATAGCGGTTCGTTTCAGTGCTCCGATTTTCGTTTCGGAAGAGATCATGAACGAGGCGGGCATTGTCGAAGAGCGGCCCAAAGAGGATGAAGAGCAGCCTGCCGCCGAAGAGGTTGTCGAGCATCAGGGGGCAGCGCCGGAACCGGCCCAGGGCGAATCCGTTGCCGAGGAGCTGAACCGGAAGCTCGAAGAGGCGATCAACCGTGAAGATTACGAGGAGGCGGCGCGAATAAGAGACGAGCTTTTGCGTCTCAGGAAGGGCGGTAAAGGTGAGGCATAGCCTCCATTAGTGTGCCCGCCAAATCCTTTCGGAGCCATAAAAAAGCCATGACTAAAAACTTTTTAGTCATGGCTTTTTTAGTTTCCAGAAAAGAGCGGTCAGTCGTTGGGCTGACCGAACGAGAAGGTAAAGTTCCAGCCCTGCGGCTTTTTGCCCGGTTCAGACGGGACGGAGTCAAAGCCGTAACCGTAGTCGATGCCGATCTGGCCGATGATTGGCAGATAGAGCCGCAGACCGATACCGGCTGATTTTTTCAGATCGGTCAAATTGAAGTCGGAGGCGCTGGCCCAGAGGTTGCCCGCTTCGGCAAACGCCAGGGCATAGATGCTTGCCGATGAACTCAGCGTGAGCGGATATCGAACTTCGGTGGTAAACTTTGAATAGACTCGTCCGCCGTACAGATCGGTTTCACCCTCGAACTGCTGACCGAGGCTGTGGTCGGGATAACCCCTGAGCGGAATGGTCGGCAGGGATGACATGCCGCTGCCACCCATGTAGAAGTAGTCGGTGTAAGGGATATAGTCGTCCTTGCTGAAGGTGTTGAGGTATCCCTGCTGCGCCGCGACGTTCACGACCAGGTTGTGCGAAACCGGGAAAAACCAGCTTGTTTTTCCGATCAGTTTGTAGAAGTTGATTGTTCCGGGTAACACGCCTCCAGCCAGCTGAGCGGTAAAGACGTTTTTGCTTCCATGTCGCGGATAGATCGGGTTGTCGATACTGTTTCTGCTGATTGTCTGGGTGATCGAGAACTCCTCGGCCTCTTCAGGCGCATTCGTCTCGTTGAGGAAGCTGACGAAGCCGCCCTTGGTATGCAGGTAACCCAGGCGCCAGCTGATAGCGAAATAGTCGTCTGGCCAGGTGAGTCTTCTTCCGATGGTGATGTCAGCGCCGTACTGGTTGATCGTCTTTGTGGAGAGGTTGCTGCTGGTCAGGTCGTAGGTCTGCTTGGTCTTGAAGGCGGTGAAGCCCAGAGAGGTATGGGTGCCGAACGCCCAAGGATCGCTTGCCGACAGCGAAAGGGTGCGATAGTGGTTCGATCCGAACTGCCATTGCAAAGCAAGTGTCTGGCCGTCGCCGTGAGGCAGGGGGTGGTATGCCGAAGGATTGAACAGGTCGCCGAACGAGAAGTTGTGGAAGGTCAGGCCGAGCGAGCCGGTGCCGCCGCTCGAAGCGCTGTAGCCGATGGCAGCGTTGAAGGTGTCGGTCTGCCGTTCAGTGACGTTGTAGGTCAGATCGACCGTGTCGTTTTTTGCGTTCGGCTGGATGTCCGGTGTCAGGGTTTCAGGGTCGAAATAGTTGAGCATCGAGAGCTCCCTGATGCTTCTGACGACGTTCTTCCGGCTGAAGGTATCGCCCGGAATGGTATAGAGTTCCCGCCGGATGACGTGATCCTTTGTTTTGGTATTTCCCTTGATGTTGATGATGTTCAGCGTGTAAGGGTCGCCTTCGGTCAGGGTGATGACCAGATCGACCTGATTTGGCTGTACCACCTGCTCTTCGAGCTGCGCCCTGAACGACAGGTAGCCCCGGTCGAGGTAGAGAGAACTGACGTCGGAGTGATCCTGCGAAAAATTCAGGCGTTCGTTGATCTTTTTGGCGTTATACAAGTCGCCCTTTTTGATGCCGAACGTTGTGTCAAGTATCTGGGTCGTGGCGAAATCCTTGGTGTTACCGATCCAGGTGATGTTCCGGATGTGGTATTTCGGCCCCTCATCGACGTAAATATCGAGGATCAGCCCCTTTTTGTCGTCGGTGTAGGTGATCGTGTCCTTGACGATGCGCGCGTCGCGATAGCCATTGTCGCGATAGAATTCAACCAGCAGGTTCTTGTCCTCCTCGAACTTGTCCTTGTCGAGCTTCGGCTGGCCGAAAATCTTGCGCCACCAGGAGTTCTGCGAGGTCTCTTTGAGAACTCCCCGGAGTTTGCTCTCTTTGAAAGCTGTATTGCCGTGGAAGCGGATTTTTTCGATGACAACCTTGCTGCCTTCGTGAATGGTAAAGATCGCTTTGACTTTGTTCTCGCCGATATTCTGAAGGCGGTACTCCACGCCGGCTGTCAGATAGCCTTTCGCTGCATACTGCTTTTCAATTCTGTTCTCGGCGTTCAACAGCTCCTGGTTGCTTATCCGGCGTCCGGGGTTCAGATTGGCGGTGTTCAGCAACTCCTTTGTTTTGAATTTGTGATTGCCCTGGAACTCGACGCTTTGGAGGACAGGGAGCTCGGTGACGACAAAGGTCAGCTTGATGTTGCCGCTGCCAAGATCGGTTTGTTCGATCTGGATATTGCTGAAATATTGCAGATTCCAAAGGTATTGCAACACGCCGGGAATCTCCTGACCCGGGACAGTAATCCGGTCATTGATTTTGATAGGCAGGCTTTTGAGCAATTCAGACTCCTTGATGGTCTGAAGTCCGCTGAAAGTAATTTCGCGAACGGTGAACGTCCGGGTTTCCTGTATGGGGGCTGGTGCCGGACGCGCCGTAACGGATCCGTTTGCCGGAGTCGAAGGCTTTGCCTTGGCGAAAACCGAAGATGAGGGGATGTTGAGCAGAGCCAGAACAATCAGGAGTGCTGATAACTTGTCTGGTGGAAATGGTGTCGTTTTCATGAAAGGGCTGATTGGTTCTGTGGTTCAGTTCGGTGTTATTCTACTTCATTGGTCTTCAGTTGCTCGCTGGTTTTGCCAAACCGCCGTTCGCGTTTTTGAAACTCCCGGATGGCTTCATACAATTCGTTGCGCCGGAAATCGGGCCAAAGGGTGTTACTGAAAATGATTTCGGAATAGGCGTTTTGCCAGAGCATAAAATTGCTGATGCGGTACTCGCCGCTGGTTCGTATCAGCAGATCAGGATCAGGCATTGATGCGGTTGAAAGATACGAAGCAAATAGATTTTCATCTATGGTTTCGGGATCGAGCAAACCCTGTTTTACCTGAAGGGCGATGTGCCGACAAGCCTGGGTGATGTCCCATTTTCCGCTATAGCTCAGGGCGATGGTCATGGCCATGCCTCGGTTTTTTCTGGTCAGCTCTATGGTTTCATCGAGTGTCTTGCGCACGTCATCGGGGATCATCTCCATATCTCCGATGACCTCCAATCGGATATCGTTTTCAAGCAGTTTCACGGCCTCTTTTCTGAGCACCTTGATGAGCAGCTTCATCAGGGCCGAAATTTCAGGTTTCGGTCTTTTCCAGTTCTCGATCGAAAAGGTGAACAGCGTCAGGTTTTCGATGCCGAGTTGCGAGGATGCCTCGACCACATCTCTCACCGATTCAACACCAGCCACATGGCCTGCAATGCGCGACTTGCCTTTGATTTTCGCCCACCGGCCGTTTCCGTCCATGATGATGCCGATATGTCGGGGAAGCACGCAGGATGATTTCAGCGTTTCCTGGATTCGGGTATCTTCAGGATCAGATTTCGATGTGAACCACTGGGGCATGTAAGAGTAGGAAAATCAATGGGTTAATGCTGTTCATCGGAACTCGCAGCTTTTAGAGGGGGGTTCGTTCTTATCCTTGAAGCGCGCAACCTCCATGAAATTGAATTATAGACAGTTATTTGTTATTATACAAGTTTGATGGCGGCAGAGCCCACTGGACTCTTCCGGCCGGCAGCGCCCTCTATCCGCAGGAGTTGTTGTCCCGCCGCAACATGCAGATGAACGATCTTCAATTTATAATCTAGCCGAATAAACGTGCAGTTTCATGGTTACGAGGACCTCAGGTCCAGACTGCTCTCAGGTGAGCTAACCTGTGAGCAGGTGATTTCAGATTATTTACAGCGCATCGATTCCA
The nucleotide sequence above comes from Chlorobaculum tepidum TLS. Encoded proteins:
- the rho gene encoding transcription termination factor Rho; the protein is MSNNSVSKGLDINALQKKKVHELNAIAKELGVITAGFRKEELIYKIIEAQSLKNPDSESGQVMVNTGVLQVIPEGYGFLRSSNYNYLSSPDDIYVSPSQIKRFNMRTGDTVSGQVRAPKEGERFFALLKINTINGKDPEVTRERPFFENLTPLFPHSRLKLETRQNEYSGRIMDIFTPIGKGQRGLIVAQPKTGKTILLQMIANAIIKNHPEVYLIVLLIDERPEEVTDMARSVEAEVVSSTFDEDPERHVQVADMVLEKAKRLVEVGHDVVILLDSITRLARAHNTIIPHSGKILSGGIDANALTKPKRFFGAARNIEEGGSLTIIATALVDTGSRMDDVIFEEFKGTGNMELVLDRRLSERRIFPAIDILRSGTRKEELLFTQEELSRTWLLRKYLGDKNPIECMEFMREKIVETKDNKEFFKYMNA
- a CDS encoding bifunctional nuclease family protein → MHKLQVDILGLSTSPHTNGAYALILYEVEGKRKLPIIIGGFEAQAIALKLENIKPPRPFTHDLFKQVADAFDLHVNEVLIDELHNETFYAKVICEMGGVVHEIDARPSDAIAIAVRFSAPIFVSEEIMNEAGIVEERPKEDEEQPAAEEVVEHQGAAPEPAQGESVAEELNRKLEEAINREDYEEAARIRDELLRLRKGGKGEA
- the bamA gene encoding outer membrane protein assembly factor BamA; protein product: MKTTPFPPDKLSALLIVLALLNIPSSSVFAKAKPSTPANGSVTARPAPAPIQETRTFTVREITFSGLQTIKESELLKSLPIKINDRITVPGQEIPGVLQYLWNLQYFSNIQIEQTDLGSGNIKLTFVVTELPVLQSVEFQGNHKFKTKELLNTANLNPGRRISNQELLNAENRIEKQYAAKGYLTAGVEYRLQNIGENKVKAIFTIHEGSKVVIEKIRFHGNTAFKESKLRGVLKETSQNSWWRKIFGQPKLDKDKFEEDKNLLVEFYRDNGYRDARIVKDTITYTDDKKGLILDIYVDEGPKYHIRNITWIGNTKDFATTQILDTTFGIKKGDLYNAKKINERLNFSQDHSDVSSLYLDRGYLSFRAQLEEQVVQPNQVDLVITLTEGDPYTLNIINIKGNTKTKDHVIRRELYTIPGDTFSRKNVVRSIRELSMLNYFDPETLTPDIQPNAKNDTVDLTYNVTERQTDTFNAAIGYSASSGGTGSLGLTFHNFSFGDLFNPSAYHPLPHGDGQTLALQWQFGSNHYRTLSLSASDPWAFGTHTSLGFTAFKTKQTYDLTSSNLSTKTINQYGADITIGRRLTWPDDYFAISWRLGYLHTKGGFVSFLNETNAPEEAEEFSITQTISRNSIDNPIYPRHGSKNVFTAQLAGGVLPGTINFYKLIGKTSWFFPVSHNLVVNVAAQQGYLNTFSKDDYIPYTDYFYMGGSGMSSLPTIPLRGYPDHSLGQQFEGETDLYGGRVYSKFTTEVRYPLTLSSSASIYALAFAEAGNLWASASDFNLTDLKKSAGIGLRLYLPIIGQIGIDYGYGFDSVPSEPGKKPQGWNFTFSFGQPND
- a CDS encoding isoprenyl transferase encodes the protein MPQWFTSKSDPEDTRIQETLKSSCVLPRHIGIIMDGNGRWAKIKGKSRIAGHVAGVESVRDVVEASSQLGIENLTLFTFSIENWKRPKPEISALMKLLIKVLRKEAVKLLENDIRLEVIGDMEMIPDDVRKTLDETIELTRKNRGMAMTIALSYSGKWDITQACRHIALQVKQGLLDPETIDENLFASYLSTASMPDPDLLIRTSGEYRISNFMLWQNAYSEIIFSNTLWPDFRRNELYEAIREFQKRERRFGKTSEQLKTNEVE